The following are from one region of the Populus trichocarpa isolate Nisqually-1 chromosome 8, P.trichocarpa_v4.1, whole genome shotgun sequence genome:
- the LOC7473265 gene encoding nucleoside hydrolase 3 isoform X1, producing MLRRYLLAVVVLINVLELARASLCTDGGKPHRILLDTDVDTDDFFALLYLLKLNRSEFELEAVTINTNAWTDAGHAANQIYDILYMMGRDDLSVGMGGEGGIKEDGHILPDVGGYLPIVEQGNATAGGCRYRQAIPVGLGGRLDIDSNYGIRKAFLPQGSRKYSPLQQPTAQQVLIEKVSAGPITIFIIGAHTNIGIFLMKNPHLKKNIQHIYVMGGGVRSKNPTGCCPNNASSSCQPRQCGNPGNLFTDYTSNPYGEFNIFGDPFAAYQVFHSGIPVTLVPLDATNTIPINENFFEAFEQNQHTYEAQYCFQSLKMARDTWFDDQFYTSYFMWDSFTSGVAVSIMRTLHNQNGENEFAEMEYMNITVVTSNEPYGINDGSNPFFNDRKVPKFNLVKGGVHSGHVQTGLRDPFCIVQNGKGRCKDGYTEEVTSSDAVRVLVATRAKPNPDSNSILDRAYFKSFLDVLNHPHQTGRFNFTTQFPHYKKVFYKPDFGTKRLGKPVVFDMDMSAGDFLALFYLLKVPVERINLKAIIVTPVGWANAATIDIVYDLLHMMGRDDIPVGLGEVFAMNQSDPVFSAVGDCKYLKAIPHGSGGLLDSDTLYGLARDLPRSPRRYTAENSVKYGAPRDTDHPELRQPLALEIWDSIVRTLDPGSKITILTNGPLTSLAKIIQNENNTSSVIQDVYVVGGHISHSDTDKGNVLTIDSNEYTELNMFLDPLAAKTVFESSLDITLIPLGVQRRVSSFPKILRSLRSKTKRTPEELFVRRLLSRLYRLKETHHRYHHMDTFLGEILGAVVLAGDHSKLEPIWLAKPITILAEGDESKDGQVVIDEKQGKFVKILESVEPEAHYDLFAKQLTVKKQSAVVGSFGEQRRIWGAPPN from the exons ATGTTGCGGAGATATCTTTTGGCAGTTGTAGTGTTGATTAATGTTCTTGAACTTGCCAGAGCTAGTCTGTGCACTGATGGGGGAAAGCCACATCGGATTCTTTTGGATACAGATGTTGATACTGATGATTTCTTCGCTCTTTTGTACCTCTTGAAGCTTAACAGATCAGAATTTGAATTGGAG GCAGTCACTATCAACACAAATGCATGGACTGATGCAGGGCATGCCGCGAACCAAATCTATGACATTCTTTACATGATGGGTCGTGACGATTTATCTGTTGGAATGGGAGGTGAGGGTGGAATAAAAGAAGATGGTCACATACTTCCGGATGTTGGTGGTTATCTTCCTATAGTTGAACAG GGAAATGCAACTGCAGGAGGTTGTAGATACAGACAAGCTATTCCTGTTGGTCTAGGAGGACGGCTAGATATTGATTCTAATTATGGCATAAGGAAAGCATTCCTGCCTCAG GGCAGCAGGAAGTATTCTCCTCTTCAACAGCCTACTGCCCAGCAAGTGCTGATTGAGAAAGTATCTGCAGGTCCTATTACCATTTTCATAATAGGAGCTCATACAAATATTGGGATTTTTCTTATGAAGAATCCACATCTCAAGAAGAATATCCAGCATATATATGTAATGGGCGGTGGTGTGAGGTCAAAAAATCCAACTGGTTGTTGCCCCAATAATGCAAGTTCATCATGCCAACCAAGACAGTGTGGTAACCCTGGTAATCTGTTCACTGACTACACTAGCAACCCTTATGGTGAATTCAATATCTTTGGTGATCCTTTTGCTGCATACCAG GTGTTTCATTCTGGAATTCCAGTCACCCTTGTGCCCCTTGATGCAACAAATACCATTCCAATAAATGAGAATTTCTTTGAGGCATTTGAGCAAAACCAGCACACATACGAGGCACAATACTGCTTTCAGTCCTTGAAAATGGCTCGTGACACTTGGTTTGACGACCAATTCTATACT AGCTATTTCATGTGGGACTCCTTCACGTCAGGTGTAGCAGTTTCTATCATGCGTACTTTGCATAACCAAAATGGAGAAAATGAATTTGCAGAAATGGAGTATATGAACATAACTGTGGTGACTTCAAATGAACCTTATGGGATAAATGACGGCTCGAATCCATTCTTTAATGACCGTAAAGTTCCAAAGTTTAATCTAGTGAAAGGAGGAGTGCACAGTGGTCATGTTCAGACTGGTCTTCGAGATCCATTTTGCATTGTGCAAAATGGGAAAGGGAGATGCAAG GACGGCTACACGGAGGAGGTAACCAGTTCAGATGCAGTACGTGTTCTTGTTGCTACAAGAGCAAAGCCTAATCCGGACAGTAATAGCATCCTTGACAGAGCATACTTCAAGAGCTTTTTGGAT GTTCTTAACCATCCTCATCAGACTGGAAGGTTCAATTTTACTACACAATTTCCTCATTACAAGAAAGTTTTCTACAAACCAGACTTCGGAACCAAAAGACTAGGGAAACCTGTTGTCTTCGATATGGATATGAGCGCAGGGGATTTTCTGGCTTTATTCTATCTCCTTAAAGTGCCAGTAGAAAGAATCAACCTCAAG GCGATAATTGTAACTCCAGTAGGCTGGGCAAATGCTGCAACAATCGATATTGTTTACGATTTATTGCACATGATGGGTCGCGATGACATTCCAGTTGGTCTAGGAGAGGTATTTGCAATGAACCAGTCTGATCCTGTTTTCTCTGCGGTTGGAGACTGCAAGTACCTTAAGGCCATCCCTCACGGGAGTGGTGGACTTTTAGACTCGGACACTCTCTATGGGCTTGCTCGTGATTTACCGCGAAGCCCTAGAAG gTATACTGCAGAAAACTCTGTAAAATATGGAGCTCCTCGCGACACAGATCACCCTGAGCTCAGGCAGCCTCTAGCACTGGAAATCTGGGATTCCATTGTAAGAACATTGGATCCAGGATCCAAGATTACCATATTGACCAATGGCCCCTTGACCAGTTTAGCCAAGATAATACAGAATGAGAATAACACAAGCTCTGTGATTCAG GATGTTTATGTTGTTGGAGGACATATCAGCCATAGTGATACAGACAAAGGAAATGTTTTGACTATTGATAGTAATGAGTATACAGAACTAAATATGTTTCTTGATCCCTTGGCTGCTAAGACAGTTTTCGAGTCATCACTTGACATTACGCTCATTCCACTCGGCGTCCAACGTAGAGTCAGTTCCTTTCCTAAGATCCTAAGAAGTTTACGCAGCAAGACGAAAAGAACACCTGAGGAATTGTTTGTGCGGCGTTTGCTATCAAGGCTTTACCGCCTGAAAGAAACTCATCACAGATATCATCACATG GATACATTCTTGGGCGAAATCCTTGGTGCAGTCGTCTTAGCTGGGGATCATTCCAAGCTTGAGCCAATCTGGCTAGCCAAACCTATCACGATCCTTGCTGAAGGTGATGAATCGAAAGATGGACAAGTTGTGATTGatgaaaaacaaggaaaatttgtCAAGATATTGGAGAGTGTAGAGCCTGAGGCACATTATGATCTTTTCGCAAAGCAACTCACCGTTAAGAAGCAATCTGCTGTCGTTGGAAGCTTTGGTGAACAGAGAAGAATTTGGGGTGCGCCACCAAATTGA
- the LOC7473265 gene encoding nucleoside hydrolase 3 isoform X9 produces MLRRYLLAVVVLINVLELARASLCTDGGKPHRILLDTDVDTDDFFALLYLLKLNRSEFELEAVTINTNAWTDAGHAANQIYDILYMMGRDDLSVGMGGEGGIKEDGHILPDVGGYLPIVEQGNATAGGCRYRQAIPVGLGGRLDIDSNYGIRKAFLPQGSRKYSPLQQPTAQQVLIEKVSAGPITIFIIGAHTNIGIFLMKNPHLKKNIQHIYVMGGGVRSKNPTGCCPNNASSSCQPRQCGNPGNLFTDYTSNPYGEFNIFGDPFAAYQVFHSGIPVTLVPLDATNTIPINENFFEAFEQNQHTYEAQYCFQSLKMARDTWFDDQFYTSYFMWDSFTSGVAVSIMRTLHNQNGENEFAEMEYMNITVVTSNEPYGINDGSNPFFNDRKVPKFNLVKGGVHSGHVQTGLRDPFCIVQNGKGRCKDGYTEEVTSSDAVRVLVATRAKPNPDSNSILDRAYFKSFLDVLNHPHQTGRFNFTTQFPHYKKVFYKPDFGTKRLGKPVVFDMDMSAGDFLALFYLLKVPVERINLKAIIVTPVGWANAATIDIVYDLLHMMGRDDIPVGLGEVFAMNQSDPVFSAVGDCKYLKAIPHGSGGLLDSDTLYGLARDLPRSPRRKLCKIWSSSRHRSP; encoded by the exons ATGTTGCGGAGATATCTTTTGGCAGTTGTAGTGTTGATTAATGTTCTTGAACTTGCCAGAGCTAGTCTGTGCACTGATGGGGGAAAGCCACATCGGATTCTTTTGGATACAGATGTTGATACTGATGATTTCTTCGCTCTTTTGTACCTCTTGAAGCTTAACAGATCAGAATTTGAATTGGAG GCAGTCACTATCAACACAAATGCATGGACTGATGCAGGGCATGCCGCGAACCAAATCTATGACATTCTTTACATGATGGGTCGTGACGATTTATCTGTTGGAATGGGAGGTGAGGGTGGAATAAAAGAAGATGGTCACATACTTCCGGATGTTGGTGGTTATCTTCCTATAGTTGAACAG GGAAATGCAACTGCAGGAGGTTGTAGATACAGACAAGCTATTCCTGTTGGTCTAGGAGGACGGCTAGATATTGATTCTAATTATGGCATAAGGAAAGCATTCCTGCCTCAG GGCAGCAGGAAGTATTCTCCTCTTCAACAGCCTACTGCCCAGCAAGTGCTGATTGAGAAAGTATCTGCAGGTCCTATTACCATTTTCATAATAGGAGCTCATACAAATATTGGGATTTTTCTTATGAAGAATCCACATCTCAAGAAGAATATCCAGCATATATATGTAATGGGCGGTGGTGTGAGGTCAAAAAATCCAACTGGTTGTTGCCCCAATAATGCAAGTTCATCATGCCAACCAAGACAGTGTGGTAACCCTGGTAATCTGTTCACTGACTACACTAGCAACCCTTATGGTGAATTCAATATCTTTGGTGATCCTTTTGCTGCATACCAG GTGTTTCATTCTGGAATTCCAGTCACCCTTGTGCCCCTTGATGCAACAAATACCATTCCAATAAATGAGAATTTCTTTGAGGCATTTGAGCAAAACCAGCACACATACGAGGCACAATACTGCTTTCAGTCCTTGAAAATGGCTCGTGACACTTGGTTTGACGACCAATTCTATACT AGCTATTTCATGTGGGACTCCTTCACGTCAGGTGTAGCAGTTTCTATCATGCGTACTTTGCATAACCAAAATGGAGAAAATGAATTTGCAGAAATGGAGTATATGAACATAACTGTGGTGACTTCAAATGAACCTTATGGGATAAATGACGGCTCGAATCCATTCTTTAATGACCGTAAAGTTCCAAAGTTTAATCTAGTGAAAGGAGGAGTGCACAGTGGTCATGTTCAGACTGGTCTTCGAGATCCATTTTGCATTGTGCAAAATGGGAAAGGGAGATGCAAG GACGGCTACACGGAGGAGGTAACCAGTTCAGATGCAGTACGTGTTCTTGTTGCTACAAGAGCAAAGCCTAATCCGGACAGTAATAGCATCCTTGACAGAGCATACTTCAAGAGCTTTTTGGAT GTTCTTAACCATCCTCATCAGACTGGAAGGTTCAATTTTACTACACAATTTCCTCATTACAAGAAAGTTTTCTACAAACCAGACTTCGGAACCAAAAGACTAGGGAAACCTGTTGTCTTCGATATGGATATGAGCGCAGGGGATTTTCTGGCTTTATTCTATCTCCTTAAAGTGCCAGTAGAAAGAATCAACCTCAAG GCGATAATTGTAACTCCAGTAGGCTGGGCAAATGCTGCAACAATCGATATTGTTTACGATTTATTGCACATGATGGGTCGCGATGACATTCCAGTTGGTCTAGGAGAGGTATTTGCAATGAACCAGTCTGATCCTGTTTTCTCTGCGGTTGGAGACTGCAAGTACCTTAAGGCCATCCCTCACGGGAGTGGTGGACTTTTAGACTCGGACACTCTCTATGGGCTTGCTCGTGATTTACCGCGAAGCCCTAGAAG
- the LOC7473265 gene encoding nucleoside hydrolase 3 isoform X8 — protein MLRRYLLAVVVLINVLELARASLCTDGGKPHRILLDTDVDTDDFFALLYLLKLNRSEFELEAVTINTNAWTDAGHAANQIYDILYMMGRDDLSVGMGGEGGIKEDGHILPDVGGYLPIVEQGNATAGGCRYRQAIPVGLGGRLDIDSNYGIRKAFLPQGSRKYSPLQQPTAQQVLIEKVSAGPITIFIIGAHTNIGIFLMKNPHLKKNIQHIYVMGGGVRSKNPTGCCPNNASSSCQPRQCGNPGNLFTDYTSNPYGEFNIFGDPFAAYQVFHSGIPVTLVPLDATNTIPINENFFEAFEQNQHTYEAQYCFQSLKMARDTWFDDQFYTSYFMWDSFTSGVAVSIMRTLHNQNGENEFAEMEYMNITVVTSNEPYGINDGSNPFFNDRKVPKFNLVKGGVHSGHVQTGLRDPFCIVQNGKGRCKDGYTEEVTSSDAVRVLVATRAKPNPDSNSILDRAYFKSFLDVLNHPHQTGRFNFTTQFPHYKKVFYKPDFGTKRLGKPVVFDMDMSAGDFLALFYLLKVPVERINLKAIIVTPVGWANAATIDIVYDLLHMMGRDDIPVGLGEVFAMNQSDPVFSAVGDCKYLKAIPHGSGGLLDSDTLYGLARDLPRSPRRKLCKIWSSSRHRSP, from the exons ATGTTGCGGAGATATCTTTTGGCAGTTGTAGTGTTGATTAATGTTCTTGAACTTGCCAGAGCTAGTCTGTGCACTGATGGGGGAAAGCCACATCGGATTCTTTTGGATACAGATGTTGATACTGATGATTTCTTCGCTCTTTTGTACCTCTTGAAGCTTAACAGATCAGAATTTGAATTGGAG GCAGTCACTATCAACACAAATGCATGGACTGATGCAGGGCATGCCGCGAACCAAATCTATGACATTCTTTACATGATGGGTCGTGACGATTTATCTGTTGGAATGGGAGGTGAGGGTGGAATAAAAGAAGATGGTCACATACTTCCGGATGTTGGTGGTTATCTTCCTATAGTTGAACAG GGAAATGCAACTGCAGGAGGTTGTAGATACAGACAAGCTATTCCTGTTGGTCTAGGAGGACGGCTAGATATTGATTCTAATTATGGCATAAGGAAAGCATTCCTGCCTCAG GGCAGCAGGAAGTATTCTCCTCTTCAACAGCCTACTGCCCAGCAAGTGCTGATTGAGAAAGTATCTGCAGGTCCTATTACCATTTTCATAATAGGAGCTCATACAAATATTGGGATTTTTCTTATGAAGAATCCACATCTCAAGAAGAATATCCAGCATATATATGTAATGGGCGGTGGTGTGAGGTCAAAAAATCCAACTGGTTGTTGCCCCAATAATGCAAGTTCATCATGCCAACCAAGACAGTGTGGTAACCCTGGTAATCTGTTCACTGACTACACTAGCAACCCTTATGGTGAATTCAATATCTTTGGTGATCCTTTTGCTGCATACCAG GTGTTTCATTCTGGAATTCCAGTCACCCTTGTGCCCCTTGATGCAACAAATACCATTCCAATAAATGAGAATTTCTTTGAGGCATTTGAGCAAAACCAGCACACATACGAGGCACAATACTGCTTTCAGTCCTTGAAAATGGCTCGTGACACTTGGTTTGACGACCAATTCTATACT AGCTATTTCATGTGGGACTCCTTCACGTCAGGTGTAGCAGTTTCTATCATGCGTACTTTGCATAACCAAAATGGAGAAAATGAATTTGCAGAAATGGAGTATATGAACATAACTGTGGTGACTTCAAATGAACCTTATGGGATAAATGACGGCTCGAATCCATTCTTTAATGACCGTAAAGTTCCAAAGTTTAATCTAGTGAAAGGAGGAGTGCACAGTGGTCATGTTCAGACTGGTCTTCGAGATCCATTTTGCATTGTGCAAAATGGGAAAGGGAGATGCAAG GACGGCTACACGGAGGAGGTAACCAGTTCAGATGCAGTACGTGTTCTTGTTGCTACAAGAGCAAAGCCTAATCCGGACAGTAATAGCATCCTTGACAGAGCATACTTCAAGAGCTTTTTGGAT GTTCTTAACCATCCTCATCAGACTGGAAGGTTCAATTTTACTACACAATTTCCTCATTACAAGAAAGTTTTCTACAAACCAGACTTCGGAACCAAAAGACTAGGGAAACCTGTTGTCTTCGATATGGATATGAGCGCAGGGGATTTTCTGGCTTTATTCTATCTCCTTAAAGTGCCAGTAGAAAGAATCAACCTCAAG GCGATAATTGTAACTCCAGTAGGCTGGGCAAATGCTGCAACAATCGATATTGTTTACGATTTATTGCACATGATGGGTCGCGATGACATTCCAGTTGGTCTAGGAGAGGTATTTGCAATGAACCAGTCTGATCCTGTTTTCTCTGCGGTTGGAGACTGCAAGTACCTTAAGGCCATCCCTCACGGGAGTGGTGGACTTTTAGACTCGGACACTCTCTATGGGCTTGCTCGTGATTTACCGCGAAGCCCTAGAAG AAAACTCTGTAAAATATGGAGCTCCTCGCGACACAGATCACCCTGA
- the LOC7473265 gene encoding nucleoside hydrolase 3 isoform X5, with product MLRRYLLAVVVLINVLELARASLCTDGGKPHRILLDTDVDTDDFFALLYLLKLNRSEFELEAVTINTNAWTDAGHAANQIYDILYMMGRDDLSVGMGGEGGIKEDGHILPDVGGYLPIVEQGNATAGGCRYRQAIPVGLGGRLDIDSNYGIRKAFLPQGSRKYSPLQQPTAQQVLIEKVSAGPITIFIIGAHTNIGIFLMKNPHLKKNIQHIYVMGGGVRSKNPTGCCPNNASSSCQPRQCGNPGNLFTDYTSNPYGEFNIFGDPFAAYQVFHSGIPVTLVPLDATNTIPINENFFEAFEQNQHTYEAQYCFQSLKMARDTWFDDQFYTSYFMWDSFTSGVAVSIMRTLHNQNGENEFAEMEYMNITVVTSNEPYGINDGSNPFFNDRKVPKFNLVKGGVHSGHVQTGLRDPFCIVQNGKGRCKDGYTEEVTSSDAVRVLVATRAKPNPDSNSILDRAYFKSFLDVLNHPHQTGRFNFTTQFPHYKKVFYKPDFGTKRLGKPVVFDMDMSAGDFLALFYLLKVPVERINLKAIIVTPVGWANAATIDIVYDLLHMMGRDDIPVGLGEVFAMNQSDPVFSAVGDCKYLKAIPHGSGGLLDSDTLYGLARDLPRSPRRYTAENSVKYGAPRDTDHPELRQPLALEIWDSIVRTLDPGSKITILTNGPLTSLAKIIQNENNTSSVIQDVYVVGGHISHSDTDKGNVLTIDSNEYTELNMFLDPLAAKTVFESSLDITLIPLGVQRRVSSFPKILRSLRSKTKRTPEELFVRRLLSRLYRLKETHHRYHHMRL from the exons ATGTTGCGGAGATATCTTTTGGCAGTTGTAGTGTTGATTAATGTTCTTGAACTTGCCAGAGCTAGTCTGTGCACTGATGGGGGAAAGCCACATCGGATTCTTTTGGATACAGATGTTGATACTGATGATTTCTTCGCTCTTTTGTACCTCTTGAAGCTTAACAGATCAGAATTTGAATTGGAG GCAGTCACTATCAACACAAATGCATGGACTGATGCAGGGCATGCCGCGAACCAAATCTATGACATTCTTTACATGATGGGTCGTGACGATTTATCTGTTGGAATGGGAGGTGAGGGTGGAATAAAAGAAGATGGTCACATACTTCCGGATGTTGGTGGTTATCTTCCTATAGTTGAACAG GGAAATGCAACTGCAGGAGGTTGTAGATACAGACAAGCTATTCCTGTTGGTCTAGGAGGACGGCTAGATATTGATTCTAATTATGGCATAAGGAAAGCATTCCTGCCTCAG GGCAGCAGGAAGTATTCTCCTCTTCAACAGCCTACTGCCCAGCAAGTGCTGATTGAGAAAGTATCTGCAGGTCCTATTACCATTTTCATAATAGGAGCTCATACAAATATTGGGATTTTTCTTATGAAGAATCCACATCTCAAGAAGAATATCCAGCATATATATGTAATGGGCGGTGGTGTGAGGTCAAAAAATCCAACTGGTTGTTGCCCCAATAATGCAAGTTCATCATGCCAACCAAGACAGTGTGGTAACCCTGGTAATCTGTTCACTGACTACACTAGCAACCCTTATGGTGAATTCAATATCTTTGGTGATCCTTTTGCTGCATACCAG GTGTTTCATTCTGGAATTCCAGTCACCCTTGTGCCCCTTGATGCAACAAATACCATTCCAATAAATGAGAATTTCTTTGAGGCATTTGAGCAAAACCAGCACACATACGAGGCACAATACTGCTTTCAGTCCTTGAAAATGGCTCGTGACACTTGGTTTGACGACCAATTCTATACT AGCTATTTCATGTGGGACTCCTTCACGTCAGGTGTAGCAGTTTCTATCATGCGTACTTTGCATAACCAAAATGGAGAAAATGAATTTGCAGAAATGGAGTATATGAACATAACTGTGGTGACTTCAAATGAACCTTATGGGATAAATGACGGCTCGAATCCATTCTTTAATGACCGTAAAGTTCCAAAGTTTAATCTAGTGAAAGGAGGAGTGCACAGTGGTCATGTTCAGACTGGTCTTCGAGATCCATTTTGCATTGTGCAAAATGGGAAAGGGAGATGCAAG GACGGCTACACGGAGGAGGTAACCAGTTCAGATGCAGTACGTGTTCTTGTTGCTACAAGAGCAAAGCCTAATCCGGACAGTAATAGCATCCTTGACAGAGCATACTTCAAGAGCTTTTTGGAT GTTCTTAACCATCCTCATCAGACTGGAAGGTTCAATTTTACTACACAATTTCCTCATTACAAGAAAGTTTTCTACAAACCAGACTTCGGAACCAAAAGACTAGGGAAACCTGTTGTCTTCGATATGGATATGAGCGCAGGGGATTTTCTGGCTTTATTCTATCTCCTTAAAGTGCCAGTAGAAAGAATCAACCTCAAG GCGATAATTGTAACTCCAGTAGGCTGGGCAAATGCTGCAACAATCGATATTGTTTACGATTTATTGCACATGATGGGTCGCGATGACATTCCAGTTGGTCTAGGAGAGGTATTTGCAATGAACCAGTCTGATCCTGTTTTCTCTGCGGTTGGAGACTGCAAGTACCTTAAGGCCATCCCTCACGGGAGTGGTGGACTTTTAGACTCGGACACTCTCTATGGGCTTGCTCGTGATTTACCGCGAAGCCCTAGAAG gTATACTGCAGAAAACTCTGTAAAATATGGAGCTCCTCGCGACACAGATCACCCTGAGCTCAGGCAGCCTCTAGCACTGGAAATCTGGGATTCCATTGTAAGAACATTGGATCCAGGATCCAAGATTACCATATTGACCAATGGCCCCTTGACCAGTTTAGCCAAGATAATACAGAATGAGAATAACACAAGCTCTGTGATTCAG GATGTTTATGTTGTTGGAGGACATATCAGCCATAGTGATACAGACAAAGGAAATGTTTTGACTATTGATAGTAATGAGTATACAGAACTAAATATGTTTCTTGATCCCTTGGCTGCTAAGACAGTTTTCGAGTCATCACTTGACATTACGCTCATTCCACTCGGCGTCCAACGTAGAGTCAGTTCCTTTCCTAAGATCCTAAGAAGTTTACGCAGCAAGACGAAAAGAACACCTGAGGAATTGTTTGTGCGGCGTTTGCTATCAAGGCTTTACCGCCTGAAAGAAACTCATCACAGATATCATCACATG AGACTATAG